Below is a window of Mucilaginibacter sp. PAMC 26640 DNA.
TGCCATTGGATAATTCCCGCTGATAACCGAAGCCGCCGTATTGAGAGCGGTAGTATTTAACATAGTTGTTTTTGCTTAAAATGGTGCTTAGCGTATTGAAATACAAGGAACGGGTACCCACATTGTTCAGATCCAGCACATCGCTGCCAAAGTTTGCCCACCATTTAGAGTTGTGGAATGGATCATCCTTATATTCAAACAACATATTAGCGCTGAATAACCGGTTAGAGAATCCGTATCGGATAGCCGGGGTCACTGAAAAGGAATGGAAATCATCTATGGTGCGGGTGTAGCGTACTTTAGCATTTATCCCAAATCCCTCCACCGTGTTATAGTAAAATGTTTGCAGGAATGGGAATACATAAAGCGAGTCTTTTTGATTACGGCTGCTGGCGTTGTAACCGAAAATTAAATACCCGGGATAGTTAATATTATTTTTGGTATGCTGCAGTTCATCTAAATAGGCGTCGGTTTTTTTGTACGTTGCTAAACTGTCTTTTTTGAAATAATCGCGTACTTCCTGCGTGGTTAACGGTACAGGGCGTGTGTTATCCCAATAGTTTTTAGATTTTATGTTGGCTGCGGTATCAACTTTCAGCACTTCGCCGGTAAAAAACTTATCAGGAAAGGTAGGGTTAATTTTATAATTGTTGTAGATGCCGGAGTAGTAACCGCCGAACTTAAAGCCAAGTACTGTGCCTTTAAAGTTGAAACTTACCGATAGCGGCATCCATACACTATCTGTAATAGGGATGTATTGCTGTTTTACCTGTAAGGTATCTACCAGGTTAAGGGCATTCGTTTTTTTATCGAGATAAAGATCTACGCTGTAAATTCTCCAATCGCCTTCTAAAATATACACATAACCCTGAAAGTATTGGCCATAGTTATGCTGTGGAATAACCTGGATCTTATCAATGGTCCGGCCGTTCTGTATCGTGCTGCCAATCAGCTTGTATTTGTAATGCCTAAACCCGGTTTCGCCCAATGGAGATACGTAGCCCCGGGTGCTTAAACCGTTTATGCTAAATATATTATTATAGAAATTTACCTGCAGATCTGAAGCTTTGCTATAGTCAAAGGCGGTATTAACACCCGCAGTTTTAGAGGCGATGGTTATCTCCCGCACTTTATCCGGGCTTTTAAAATTAAAATCGGAAAGTGATTCCGACTGATACAAAATCCCCCGGCCCAATGAATCTAAGTCGAGTGCTTTAGTAACCGCCTGGCTGGCCAGTGATTTTGGCGAACTCAAAAGTTTTTGTACCCCCTTAATATATACTGCGCAGGAATAGCTTGTGACTTCTTTCATGTGCTTTTCGCGGTTGGCCATAACCATACGCATAATGGTGTCGCCGGGGTCGGCATTGTATTTCCATTTGTCAGAAACTTCGCTGAGTCGGAACGCCTCTCCAATAAACTGGATATCCTTTACTTCATTATGATCACTTACCGCAATAGTAGTTGACTGCTCTGCATACCCAGGCGAACGGTAAACCACCGTGTACGTACCCGGGCTTAATTTAAACTGGTAGTAGCCTTCTTCGTTAGCAATGGTGCCGTAGGTTGAATTTCGGATATATACGGATGAAAACGGAACCGGGTCGTTTTTTGGCCCCGTTAATTTGCCCGACAAAGTAAATTGCTGAGCAGAAGCCGTGATGGCAGTAATTAAAAATAACAGGAAAGGTAAGGATCTCTTCATGAGGGATTCGTGTATAGCTTTCGATTTAAATATCTGTTTGCCTCAAAATGTTTGTTTATAGCGTTAATATATTTAAAATGGGGCATATAGGTGTTCATTTGGGGTTAATGTTTAATTTTGCAGCCTTAAAATAAGATTATGTACAAAACATTGCAGCCGGTTTTACAGCAAGAGCTGGCCGATATTGAAAACGCAGGGTTATTTAAAAGAGAAAGAATAATTACCTCGCCGCAAGGAGCAGATATTACCGTGGAGGGAGGTAAGGATGTGATCAATTTTTGTGCAAATAACTATCTGGGCTTATCGGCACACCCCAAGGTAATTGCCGCTGCAAAAAATGCTATGGATACCCATGGTTTTGGCCTTTCATCCGTGCGCTTTATTTGCGGAACGCAGGATATACACAAAGAACTGGAGCAAAAGATCTCTGAATTTTTAGGTACCGAAGACACCATTCTGTATGCTGCTGCATTTGATGCAAATGGCGGTGTTTTTGAACCGCTGTTTAACGATCAGGATGCCATTATCTCTGACGAGCTGAACCATGCCTCAATTATTGATGGGGTGCGTTTGTGCAAGGCTCAGCGCTACCGTTATAAACATGATGACATGGCCGACCTGGAAGAGAAACTTCAGGCTACACAAGGGTTGCGCCATCGCATTATTGTAACCGACGGCGCTTTCTCTATGGATGGCACCATAGCGCAGCTGGATAAAATTTGTGTGCTTGCAGAGAAATACAATGCCCTGGTAATGATAGATGAGTGCCATTGCAGTGGCTTTATGGGTAAAACCGGCCGCGGCACACATGAGCACCACAACGTGATGGGCCAGATTGATATTATAACCGGCACTTTGGGTAAGGCCCTGGGTGGTGCGTCTGGCGGATTTACATCGGGTCGTAAAGAAATTATCGATATGCTGCGCCAGCGGTCGCGACCATACTTATTCAGTAACACACTGGCCCCGGCCATTACGGGTGCATCGATAGCGGTGTTGGATATGCTGAGCGAAACCACCGATCTTCGTGATAAACTAGAAACCAATACCCAATATTTCCGTGAGCAAATGACCGCGGCAGGTTTTGATATTAAGCCGGGTGTACACCCTATTGTACCGGTAATGTTATATGATGCCAAGCTGGCGCAGGAGTTTGCAGCCAAAATGCTGGAAGAAGGTATTTATGTTATCGGTTTTTACTACCCGGTAGTACCGCAGGGTAAGGCCAGGATCCGGGTACAGATCTCAGCCGCACATGAGCGGGCGCATTTAGATAAGGCCATTGCAGCCTTTACTAAGGTTGGTAAGGATTTAGCGGTAATTAAATAAACATTAAATTAATTCCAATTAAAAAGCGCTTAACTTTATACCTGCACCGATAGAAAGGTTGGAAGACCTGGCTTAGCAGCTGAGAAACTCTGTATATCAATTATTTGCAGATACCCGAGTAGGTTAAACTAAAAAGGAATTGGGATAACGTCCACTACAAGAAACATTATAATGCAATCAAAAATAGATCAATATACCAGCGAGATCAAAGCTTTTTCTGCAGCTAAAGCAGACGAACTGGAAGCTTTCCGCATTAAATATTTGGGTACCAAGGGAATTATCAAGGACCTGTTTGAACAGTTTAAAACGGTAAGTGCTGACGAGAAGCGCACTTTTGGTAAAGTGCTTAACCAGTTTAAGCAGATGGCTGAGGCGCGTTATGAAGAAATTAAAGAATCACTTACTTCAGAAATTGCAGATCCCAAATCCGAGATTGACCTGACCTTGCCGGGTGATGGTTTTGAAGTAGGCTCTCGCCATCCGCTTTCGCTGGTACGTAACGAAATTATTGACATATTTAAACGTTTGGGCTTTGTGGTAGCAGAAGGACCGGAGATAGAAGACGACTGGCACAACTTTTCTGCCTTAAACTTCCCGGAAGAACATCCTGCCCGTGATATGCAGGATACTTTTTTTATCCGCAAAGGCGATGAAGAAAAAGGCGATATTGCTTTGCGCACCCATACTTCATCGGTACAGGTACGCATGATGGAGAATGGTAAACCACCTTTCCGCGCTATTATGCCGGGCCGGGTTTACCGTAACGAAGCCATTTCGGCACGTGCCCATTGCTTCTTCCACCAGGTGGAAGGGTTGTATGTAGATGAAAATGTATCGTTTTCGGATTTAAAACAAACGCTTTATCACTTTGTGCAGGAGCTTTATGGCGAAGGTACCAAGGTACGTTTCCGCCCTTCCTATTTCCCTTTCACCGAGCCTTCGGCCGAAATGGATATCTCCTGTACGATTTGTAAAGGAGCGGGCTGTAATATGTGTAAGTATAGCGGTTGGGTAGAGATCCTGGGCTGTGGGATGGTTGATCCGAACGTTTTGGAGAATTGCGGTATCGACAGTAACAAATTTACCGGCTTTGCTTTTGGTATGGGGATGGAAAGAATTGCCAACCTGAAATATGTCATCCGCGATCTGCGTTTGTTCTCTGAGAACGATGTTCGCTTCTTAAAACAATTCCAAACAGAGATCATCTAAATGAAGCAGGCACTTACCTTTGTTATTGT
It encodes the following:
- a CDS encoding glycine C-acetyltransferase (catalyzes the formation of 2-amino-3-oxobutanoate from acetyl-CoA and glycine); its protein translation is MYKTLQPVLQQELADIENAGLFKRERIITSPQGADITVEGGKDVINFCANNYLGLSAHPKVIAAAKNAMDTHGFGLSSVRFICGTQDIHKELEQKISEFLGTEDTILYAAAFDANGGVFEPLFNDQDAIISDELNHASIIDGVRLCKAQRYRYKHDDMADLEEKLQATQGLRHRIIVTDGAFSMDGTIAQLDKICVLAEKYNALVMIDECHCSGFMGKTGRGTHEHHNVMGQIDIITGTLGKALGGASGGFTSGRKEIIDMLRQRSRPYLFSNTLAPAITGASIAVLDMLSETTDLRDKLETNTQYFREQMTAAGFDIKPGVHPIVPVMLYDAKLAQEFAAKMLEEGIYVIGFYYPVVPQGKARIRVQISAAHERAHLDKAIAAFTKVGKDLAVIK
- a CDS encoding phenylalanine--tRNA ligase subunit alpha, which encodes MMQSKIDQYTSEIKAFSAAKADELEAFRIKYLGTKGIIKDLFEQFKTVSADEKRTFGKVLNQFKQMAEARYEEIKESLTSEIADPKSEIDLTLPGDGFEVGSRHPLSLVRNEIIDIFKRLGFVVAEGPEIEDDWHNFSALNFPEEHPARDMQDTFFIRKGDEEKGDIALRTHTSSVQVRMMENGKPPFRAIMPGRVYRNEAISARAHCFFHQVEGLYVDENVSFSDLKQTLYHFVQELYGEGTKVRFRPSYFPFTEPSAEMDISCTICKGAGCNMCKYSGWVEILGCGMVDPNVLENCGIDSNKFTGFAFGMGMERIANLKYVIRDLRLFSENDVRFLKQFQTEII